GTGTAAGTAAAGCAGATAAGTGTATCCAGAGTCCTATCCCTGCCTTTTGCTTTGGGAAGTGTTCCTCACTTCTCAGGGATGCCCTTTAAGCCTTGAGGCCATCCCTTCTCCCCTCCAGACAGTCCTATTCCCAGCTAAAGTCCCAGTATACATATTCCCACCTAAGTAACAGGATTACCCTTCAAGGTGATACAAATGTAAAAGCACACATCAGCCGGATCTTGGCATTCCTGAGCtctagccaatttttttttcgttctttttttttttttattatactttaggttttagggtacatgtgcacaatgtgcaggtttgttacatatgtatccatgtgccatgttgatttcctgcacccattaactcgtcatttagcattaggtatatctcctaatgctgtccctcccccctccccccaccccacaacagtccccggagtgtgatgttccccttcctgtgtccatgagttctcattgttcaattcccacctatgagtgagaacatgcggtgtttggttttttgtccttgtgatagtttactgagaatgatggtttccagtttcatccatgtccctacaaaggacacgaactcatcattttttatggctgcatagtattccatggtgtatatgtgccacattttcttagtccagtctattgttgttggacatttgggttggttccaactctttgctattgtgaatagtgccgcaataaacatacgtgtgcatgtgtctttatagcagcatgatttatagtcctttgggtatatacccagtaatgggatggctgggtcaaatggtatttctagttctagatccctgaggaatcgccacacaaggtctcactttgttgccctggctggagggcagtggtgctatcatagttcactgcagccttaaactcctgggctcaatcaatcctcccatctcaggcttTAGAGTATCTGTGGCTATAGACTTGCACCACCGGGCCTGgctattttgattttgatttttgagtagacagggtcttactatgttgcacaGCCTGGTCTTGGACTGCTGCTGGGCTtcagagatccttctgcctcagcttcccaaagtgctgggattacaggcataagctactgcgCCCAACCCCCCAGCTCTATCTCCTTCTATAGCTCCCCACTACCTTGCAGATGAGCTCCAAGTCCTGACCCTGGCACTCAGGGGCCCCTCCTGATTATGCCCCTGCTGGCTCTTCCCTCCGCCCCTTACCATCAGGGTTCCAGCCCTCCGGCTGCATGCAGATCCCAGCACGCCTTGCTCGCTCTTCTCTGAGCTTTTGCACTTGATGTCCCATCCTCCTAGATTGCCTTTTCTCACCATATCCACCTGGGTGATTCCTACTTGCCCTTGAGGACCCTGCCCTAGTACTTCCTCCTCTGGAAAGCCATGGGGATGTTCCTGGATTGTATAGCATACCTCCTTGGGCTCCCATAGCCCCCGGGTTCCTTCTACTCTAATTGTGTCTTTGGGTCTGGCTTTCCGGCAGGACCCAGAGCCCATAAACGTGGGACCTGCCTTTTCTCTCCTGTCCTTATTGCCCAGCCGAGAGCCACACAGAGAAGATATTCAGGGAATACTGACTGAGAAATGCAATTAGTGGGGCCCCTTTTGGGTGGTCTGACTGGGACCTGGGTTCCAGACCCTGTCCTGATGGGCGGTCACACCAGTTGGTGGGATCTGACTCACAAGGACCCTTCCCTTCAAATTCATCCAAGGTGTCCCCAGAGCAGCCACATCTAACCTGCTAGCATTGGCTCCCCCAGATCCCCATTCCCACACTCTGTGCTGCACACCCATCAGCTGCCCATCCCCAATGTCTCCAAGCCTCTGCTCACAGGAGCCCTCCATCTGGAGCCCACCCTTTGAAGTGCCAATATGACCCAAGACCCTCCTTAAGCCCACATCCCCCGGCTGGGAGTGGCCTGCCCATCCGCCACACTTCCTGTGTACCACTCTCATGGCCTCGATCGGGCCTGGCTTCATACCACAGCTATTGGCAACCCAGTGTGGGGAAGcaagcatgggctttggaggcTGGCAAATGGGGACCAGATCCCAGCCCTGGCCCTCAAAAgctctgtgacctcaggcaagtcactttaTCTCCCTGAGCTTCAATATGTTCCTCTATAAGATGTGGATAACAGCTACTTGATAGGTTTGTTGTGAGATGGAGAAGATGGGTGTCAGGATCCTGGCACATGCAGGCACTGAGTCGCATCCTATTACTGAAGGCTGGATCTGCTTCCCCTGCCAGGTTGTGAGTGCGTTTGGGTTAGGGTGCAGTTCCCATTCAGTGCCACATTCCCAGAGCACCCAGCACAGGGCTTTATGCCATAGGTGCTCACAAATGCATTCACCCCAGCTGCTGGAGATGGCGGTAGAGAGATGATGGGTCCCCCTCCCCCACAGCTgaggaggccacagtgggagtgGCGAGTGCAGAGTGAAGCCTCCAGATCAGGGACGGGAGATGAATGTGGAGGGAGGGGCTGGAGCCTGAGGGAGAGCTGCTGATATGCACTGGGGGTTTTATTGGTTTTCATTAAAATTCCTTCCCGAAGCTGGAGCAGCTACTCCCATAAATAACAGCATAAATATTTTATCTAGTGCCCAAGTCGCACAGCAAGGTTGGCAGGAATAATAATGGCAAAACAGTTCAGGGGGGTCTTGGGCTTCAGCTGAGCTGGGCTCACTTAACATGCCCAAAGGGGCTTTCTCAGGAAGGTTAAGACTGCAGGGATGGCACCAAACGGGGAGGCAGGTGGGCGTGGAGGAGAGGGTGGGCAGCAGGGTGTGCACCCTGGGGTTGGGGGCCCtgtggagggtgggggaggaAATGCTCGTCAAACCTACCCTAGGATGGGCACCTCACTGGGGGCCCTCACAAAGCCTCTGTAGTCAGAGCAGTGAAGTGAGTTGCCCAAGGCCACCCAGCCAGTCAGGGGCAGAACCAGGACTGTAATCAAGGGTGTTTAAGGTCAAAGCCCTTCCCACTGTGCCTGCTGCCTCTTGGGGTTCAGCAAGTGTGGCAGTTTATGAACAATGGCCAGAGCACCTCAGTAATGGCAGCGTGGGCTGTTCTCTGTTTCCCTAGATCCCGATGGAGGAGAAAAGGGGCTGGTATTTCACCATGGCAACACTCTACATCAGGTCAGGCAAGAGGGTGGCGGGGGTACgggatggaggagggagaggtgtgGCCTGGCACCCAGCCAGCAGGGTAAGGGCAGAGGTGGCTGGGCCCATCCTACTGGAAAGGGCTCCCCAAACTGCCACCTCCCCACCACCACAGGCCTGGGCAGGGCTGGCAGCACACAGGACAGCCGGGAGGGGGTGCCACCCAACCACATCTCCTTCTCGGCCACAGGCTAGATGGCCTCTTCCTGGAGCTGGGCAGTGAGGAGAAGAAGAGACTGCCTGCCTTCAACCGTACACTGGCCCTACTCCGGCAAGTGCTCAAGTCCAAGGACCCCCGCCACCGAGGTAGGGCCCCAGGGGATGGGTGGGacagcagcctctgccccccgcCAACAGCCGGCTGGCATTGCACCCACCTCTGGCACTACCTCCCCTTCTTGGCTCCTGTTTCTTCCTCCTTTGCTCTGTCCCCTACACTCATCTGTGCACCTCAAGGAGCCCACATACCTTGCCCAAGTGAACACGCCAATTACAAGTCACTGCGACTGCAGGCTTCCGCGTCTGCGGCTTGTGACCTGGAGGGTGAGAGGTAGTTTCCCCTATTTCCACCTATTTATGGTCAGAAGATTGAAGCCTCTGTTGGAGAGGAGTCGAGTCATTTTTTTGCAGGGCCAGAGAGCAAGAACAGGGACTAGAACCACCAGAGCTGGTGAGAGCTGAAGTCAGAAGAGACCTACATACCTGAAATGAGGTCCCCCTGATGACACATTGAACACAGAATAAGCACTAAAATGGGTTCACTAACCCCTCACACGGCCCCTCTCTCCACCTTTGCTTCTCTCTGTCCCTGGGTTGCCCTCAGTGATCTCACTCTACTGTCCCTTGCTTTATCTTCATGGGCGACACCTAGGATGGAGAtggccccttccctctctccacccTGCTGCTTCCTAGAGACcctctcccacccttcacccccagccctggcctggtGCTACCTCGGGATGCTGCTGGAGCGGAAGGACACCTTCTCCACCACCCCCATGGGCGTCCACGACTGTGGGTACTCAGGGACCGACCCTCTGGACTGCTTTGGCAAGGTACGTGCCCCCGCCTACACCCACCCTCTAAACTGAGAAGGAGGCTGGCACCCCAGCCTCTCTACCCAGAACCCAGGCTTCTCTGGGCATCAACCCCCACCGTGTGGCCCACCCAGGAAGTACACTTACTCCAGACCTTGCTCTCCATCCTCTCTTCATTCAAAACAAAAGAGACCCTCCCCATACTCAGTCTGGCCCCAGCCCATTTCTCCAGCCTTGAAATAGACCTTTAGACTTTTTCCCTTGAGGCCTTCATTCACAGTATTCCCTCTGCCAGGAGTTCCCTACGTCTCCACCCCCAATGGCATAGTAGAAAGATGGGTTTAGCTGGTGTCTCCTTGCCAGCCCTGCCCATAGGCTGTGTGACACTAAGACAAGTCACTTACAACGGGAAGCAGTCAGTGACAATAGTGGGGGTAAGTTTTATTACCCAGGTAGAAACCCTGTACTTTGTAaggttgggggatgggggttGCCTCTGGCCCTTCCTCTCACCTGCCCCAGGAAGATGGGAGAGCATACACTGGGAAGGAGGGGTCTGACTGGGGTCTGGAAGGCTTTACTGGATGTGACCGGTGATGTGGTCATGGGTCAGGATCTCAGGAGTTGAGTGCCAATGGGTTGTGCCCCAAGCTGTTGGGCTCCATGATATGACAACTTACTGGCAGGTGGATAAGGGTGGATATGGGTAGAGGGCACTCTGTTGATACAGCTGTATCCAGAGATGGGGTTCCTGTGGTTTAGCACTGTTTAGCCAGCTCTGGCTAATGACCAAGAAAGTGGTTTGTTTTTGCACTCCTCCCTTACCTAGGCCATCGAGATTGCCAAGAACCAACCTCCCATCCTGAATCGCCTGGCCAAAATCTTTTACTTCCTGGGAAAGCAGGATATGGCCACTGGGACCTGCAACATGGCCCTGGATGTCCTACGAGATCCAGAGCTCAACTGGCAGGCATACTGCACAAGGGCCAAGGTGGGTCAACTTCCTGCCCCACCTCACCCTGCCATCGGGAATCAGAGAACAAGGGCCAGAGGCCAAGACCCTGTTGCCAAGGCCCAAGGGTCAGGGAGTCCTCATGGTGGAAGGGAGCTTAGGAGCCATCAAAAGACACAGTTGGGTTctataaagttttttgtttgttttgagacagggtctcgctctgtcaccaactggagtatggtggtgccaccatggctcactgcagcctagacctcctaagctcaagcaatcctcccacctcagcttcccaagtagctgggactacaggtgcacaccaccacatccggctaatttttgttttgttttgtagagacgaggtctcactatattgcccaggctggtctcaaactcctgggctcaagcagtcctcccacctcgacctcccaaagtgctggaattccaggtgtgagccactacacccagccgtGTAAGGCTTTTGAGTGAAAGAGTGCAGGAGCCTCCACTCACTGCAGGAATCCCTTCTACAATTCCCGGTCAGTGAGCCCCCAGCCTCTTCTGGATTGGCACGGGTGGAATCAGACTGACCAGAGTTGAAATCTGGCTTCTCCGCCTTGTGGAACTTGCAGCAAGCTACTTACCCCCCTAAACCTCAGTTCCCAAATCTGTAAGTTATAAATAACAACACTTTCCTTAAGATGTTGTCAACAGACACAGTGAGGTAGCTTCTAAAGCACAGTGCCTTAGACATAGGAGGTGCTTTTCTGAAAGCCAGTAGAGGTCATTTAATATAGTGGATCAGAGCTCTGGCTCTGAACACAGACAGCCTTGGTTCAAATCCCACAACACCACGTGCTATGGGACCTTTGGCAAAATACTCTTGCCCAgattctgagcctcaatttctttatctgtagaCTGGAGTTGTTATGAGAATTATATTAGGTTTTGTATGTAAAACTCAGCATCAAGCACACAGTAAGATTTCATAAGAGACTGACTGCTACTAATTTAATATTAGGCATATTTTTGAATTATCTCACTGTCTCTTGATGCAGTCCACTGCACAGTCATTCAGCTCTGCAAGTTACACACTTAGGTGAGGTCTGCCTCCTGCTAGCTTCCCACACTGGTCCCAGACCTGCCCCCTAGAGCCCACACAGAGACCACGTGCTTCAGGAAGCCGACTCAGAGCTCCGAGTTTACTTCACTGCAAGCCGAAGAGTCCCCCCATTCCCTCATCTTCTCCACTACCATCCACATGACCTAGTGGCAAATCTACTCCTAGTCTTGGTCTCAGTGGCTTAATTACTTTGCCAGCAGGTACGAGGCAGGAGTGAAATTCCTTCACTGTCGTGGATGTGGTTATTATTAGAGATAATAATGACATTAACcataatagtaaataataaaatatttccataaaattCTGAATTTCATCAAGCACTTTCATGTTCGTGGTCTGATTTAATGCTCACAAGAATCCTGTGAGAGAGGCCAGACATGTGCCATCCTACAGATGAGGCCACATAgaaccagggaggcagggaaCTTCCCCAAGGAACTGCATTCAATAATCAGAAACTCCAACTTTACTCTCCTCCCTCCATCACCGTCTGGTGTCTTATGATCCTGGCCTCTCTGTGGTGCCAAAGGTCACACTTACTACTCAGATGACTAGAGGAGCACAGGATGGTGGAGAAGAGATGGTGAGGAGGAGGGAACTCACATTATCTGTATAAAAGCCTCAGTCCATACTGCGGCCCATAAGCATGGCCTTGGCCCCATGACCTCTCTACCCCACCTCCCTCTGCTCATGCCTCTGTCTTCCAACCCTGCTGGCCTgggcctctgcctggaatgctcttctcccAGACATCTGATAGGCTTCCTCCCTCACTTCCTACAGGTCTTCTAGTGGCCATCTAATTGAAAATGTCAAAGCCATGCCAAcatttaatttgttaattaatttatctgtaaaattcttttagagatagggtctcactctgtcacccaggctggagtggagtagcatgatcatggcccactgcagccttgaactcctgggatcaagtgatcctcctacctcagcctcccaagtagctgggaccacaggtgtgcaccaccacacccgcccagctaattttttaaaaattatttgttgtagaTACAGGGTTCTGCTTGtatctgcccaggctggtttcaaattcctgggctggaGCAGTCCTCCGGCCGcagccttccaaagggctgggattataggtgtgagccaccacacctagcccccgccaatattttatgttttcctttcctggtttagttttcttCTTAGCACTAATCACTCCCTTACACACTGTTTACATCTTTatcatgtttattttctctctcccccAAAACATATAAGCTACTTAAGGGTGGggatttttgtggttttgttgtttACTGTATTCTCAGTGCCTgcaacagtgtctggcacagaggaGGCTCttaatgaatatttgctgaacgaatgaatgaactgAGCACCTACCATATACTAGCTCCTGACTAGAATATGTTCTTTCAGACATCATGGTAATTCCCCAAGGAAGATATTCATATACTAAGTTTTCAGATATAGAAATGAGGTTCAGGTTCATAGAGTTGTGGAACTCCCTCCAGATGACATGGCTAATAGCTAGGGGCTGAGGGAAGGACTGGAATTCAAACCCTAGTCCAACTGACCCGAAAGCCAGAGATTCATCTCCCCCTGCCTCCATGATGCTGTCTTATAACCAAAGCCCTTCTGATGACTATAAAGCATTAATATCTTCAACAACACTAATGCCCTTTCCCTCACTTCCTCCTACCCCACCCAAACCCACCTCTCCTAAACTTCCAAACTTCGTAAATGCTCTAAGTGTGGGGAAAATGGAGGAATTCAGGAAAGCAAGGGTCTGAGATCATTTGTAATGTGATGCTTGTCAGTTGGGGCCACTTGCCATTCTTCCCAAACTGCTTGTTGACATAGACTTTCACGAAATCGGTGCTGCCATCCTACCTAAAATAATCCTCCCCAATCACCTCTATCCCATTGTCATATTTATTTTGTCATAGCACTTACCACTTGAAATTGTACTGTTGACTATTGACTGCCTCCCCTACTGGAATGCTAAGTTCTGCCAGAGCAGGGACCTCATCTATCTTGTTACCATGGTACCTCCTGTACCCAGCATAGGAACTGGCACATGGTGGGCACTCAATACATATCTGTTGAATGAGTAAGGGACTCTTACTTCATCCCACTCACTCATTGCACAGACAGGGAAACTAAGGACCAGAAAGAGGGTGTGGCTAGCCCAAGTTGGTCCCAGGCTAGGACCTAGGACTCCTGGGTCCTGGCCTCAGGGTCTTTCTACGGCAACACAGAACCTCCCTGGTTGCTGTTGAAAAAAAGACTGGGTTCATTTAGAGCAGAGGGGGCAGAGGCCCTTGGCTGGGTCATCTTTCCCAAGCTGGCTCTCTGTTGGCAGATCCACATCAGAGCCTACCTGCATGACCTGGAGCGGGCCAAGATGGGTCTCGGGGGCATGCCTGACAGGAACCACCTGGCCTGTGCCAAGGCTGACCTCGAGGAAGTGGTCAGGGTGTGCCCAGGCTTCAAGGCGTACCTGGACATCGGCCAGGTAAGGCAGTCTCTTGGCTTAGCCAATAGCTGAGCATGAATTTGTTTACTCCTTGCCGGGCTAGGCCAGGGCTAGGCCAGGATGCAGAAGAAAAAGTTTCACTCCCTCATAACAGTACCCATCTCCTCCAGCCATGGTGAGGACTGAGTAAGATGTGTGTACAGTGTTTAGAACAAGGCCTGGCTCTTCCTAAGCACTCAGGAAGTGTGGGCATTATTCTTTACCTAAAAGACATCTATTCTCTATCTGTGTTCAGGGAATGTTTACCAAGAAGTGACAGTATCATAATTTTAGATACAAGAAAACCGAGATCCAGAGATTGACTCACTCAAGGTTGTATGGCTAGGTGTGAAGGGGCTGGAACTGGAATCGGGGTACTCCTTTTCTAGAGGAGCCGGAATAAAACGTGTGATTAATAACTGTCGATGGAGAGAGGGTGGGAATGAGTGAAGGAGTGGACTTTCTTTTAAAGCAAGCGTGAGGCGGGGATGAGCGTGGAGCCATGCCTTCGGTGGAGGGTTCACCCCGCGTCCCCCACCCCAGGTCTACTACTATATGGGCGTGGACGCGGTGCAGGAGCTGCTGGCGGTGGACGAGGCGGCGCTGAACCAGGCGCTGGTGTTCCTGGCCAAGGCGGGCGAGTCGGAGGTGGGTGCCACGCTGCCCGAGCTGCAGCTGCTGCGCGGCAAGTGCCTGCGCATCAAGGGCGAGGACGCCAACGCGGCCGCCTGCTTCAAGCGCGCGGTGGAGCTGGACGACGCGGGCTCCAGCCACACCGACGGCTTCGGCTGCCTGCTCGAGGCGCTGCTGGCGCAGTGGAGCCAGGCACAGCTGAGCGACGGAGAGCTGGGCCGCGAGGTGGACGCCTGGCTGCGCCGCGCCCAGGACAAGTACCCCGCGGCGCGCTTGCGCCAGGAGCTGCAGCGCGTGTGGCGCGGGCACACGGACGAGGTGCTAGGGCTGGCCCGGGCCCTGGTGGCCCAGGGACGGCCGGCGCTGGTGCGGCTGCTCTTCGAGACCATGGAGCGCGAGGGCGAGGGCGCCGCGCCGCGGGACCGCCGGGCTGTCTCATTCTAGGGCTCGGGTGCCCAGGCCGGAGGCTCCCTGGGACCCCGTCCAGGCCCCGCCCAGCTGATGGGACCAGGTCCGGACGGACTCCCTGCTTTAGGCTGGCCTGGGAGCGGAGCCAGTTCGATTCTCTGTCGGGAATTGTGAATGGGGATGTTGCGACACCCGGGCGGTTTGAAATGCCCACCCAGACTGGAAGGCCTGATTCCCGAGAGCAGAAGAGGCTGGGAGCAGAGGTGGGAAAACACTGGGAAGCTGCCAGTTGAGGGACAGAATTTTCTAGACAGACAGGTAAAACAAGATGGTTGTGAGGCTTCTGAGAGAAACAGAAGACAGTTACCTCAGTGTGGCAGTTTTCTAGTATGGGCGATCAGTCCCTCAGGCCTGAGTGCCTGTCTTTGGACTCCCGTAGGCCACACTCTATCCTTATGACAAAGCCCCTTTTACTTTAGTTGACTGGAGTGGGGTCTCAGCTCCTGCAGCCAGAAAAGCCCTGACTAAAGCAGAGGGCAAGGTGGCACCGCGAGTGAGTTACGGGACAGGGCCCTAGCCTAAGCCTGGTGCTCAGGGCTCATTCCTGCCTCTCTGCTACTTTTCTAGTAGGCCTCCTTCTTGGTCAGCTTGGCCCAAAAGGCCTATGCTCTGAAATAGAGCTCATCAATAGAAACTTCACTTGATTTCTCTCTTCTTGGGGGAAACTAAGGGCCACCCATTAGGAGGTGCCACCTGcccccaatattttttttttttttttgaaacagagttttgctcttgtggcccatgcgggagtgcaatggcacgatctcggcccactgcaacctccatctcctgagttcaagcgatcttcctgcctcagcctcctaagtagctgggattacaggcgtgcaccaccaggcctggctaattttgtatttttagtagagacagggtttcaccatgttggtcaggggtcttgaactcctgacctcaactgatccaccctcctcagcctcccaaagtgctgggattacaggtgtgaggcactgcacccggccctgccACCAGTCTTGACCATTCTACTAATTCTAAAGAACATTTTGGAATTTTACACTCTTGGAATCATAGTCATAGaatcctttttttgagacagggtctcactctgtcacccaggctggagtgcagtggccagatctcagctcactgaaacctcagcctcccaagttcaagtgattctcgtacctcagcctcctgagtagctggaaatcCAGGCTGTACTCACTGCTTTGCTCATATCCTCACTCATTACCAGGGACAGGCCAGCACCCCTGCATTGCATCTCACATATCCACTGATGGATGGAGAACAGACTGAAATTCAGTGCCTTAGAGACCACACACTCCAACCCCCTCATTgtgcagatgggaaaactgacagCCATAGAAGGGAAGTggcttgcccaaagccacacttACTGTTTTCCCCACACTGTACCACAAACTTTCACCATTCTTCAGGTTTGGAAAAATACTAATAAACTGATCAACACTGAAGTATTCAGTGTTTATATGTTAAAGGTTTCTGTGTCACTTGTTACACGAGTCACTCTGATATCCACTTGGACAATGCTTCAACACACAACGGTGGCATTCCAGGTACCTGTGAAATATGGCAGGGAGGCCACCCTAAGGCTCCTGAATTCTACCTCATGGATCACCATGGTTCACCACTTTGAATGGTGACATTCTCTCTCACCCTCCTTCTCCTCTCACCATCATTGCAGCAGAGGCCAGGAGGTGACTCCACAGCAGGCCACACGCACCCCTGTCCACTCCTATCCCCTACCCACCCCTATCCCTCTTATGCCCAAGACTGTGACCCATGACCATCCCTAGGATGGGAacccatttctttcttctctttccttaaacaaacaaactgaaTTTAAGGCAATCTTCTGGCATAATTTGAGGTTGATGAAGTTTGTCTTTTGCCCCAGGCTCcctagtttgtttgtttcctttcttgCCTTTCCTGTCCCTAAAGGCATGCATTTCTCCCTCCATTGCCTCCCTGTCCTTTCATAACTTTTTCAGTAAACTTTCTGATACTCTCACTCACCCTAATTATATAAGTGGTTAACACACGCCCACTATAGCTTTTCTCAGGAGTATCTACATATTAACAAAAAGCCAAAGAGAGATAGGAAACCCCATTTCCCAGACTGCCTACTCTGTGCTAATCTCATGTAATCTCACTTAATGCAATCTCATGTTGTAATCTCACTTAATGCTCTCAACAGCTCTGAAAGTTAGGTATTAgaatcctcattttgcagatgagaaaattgagacacaGAACAAGGTCACAGGTAAGTATGTGAAGCGCCAGGATTTGAACCAGACCAGCCTCGTTCAGTGCTCC
The DNA window shown above is from Symphalangus syndactylus isolate Jambi chromosome 19, NHGRI_mSymSyn1-v2.1_pri, whole genome shotgun sequence and carries:
- the TTC22 gene encoding tetratricopeptide repeat protein 22 isoform X1 — protein: MAELEAVADDLDALIDDLDYLPGHFHLEMQLNFEPRSPAPQRARDLKLQREGLRQELELAAAPQRPAVRHLLGAFAFYLEELDEARECFLEVAHEHPGNLNAWANLAHVYGRLGQEEEEEACAARLAGLMGLAEEPEAAGNPQLRAARCLAEQGYAHGFDVGCASPEERARGLAAGIALYDKALGYGQQIPMEEKRGWYFTMATLYIRLDGLFLELGSEEKKRLPAFNRTLALLRQVLKSKDPRHRALAWCYLGMLLERKDTFSTTPMGVHDCGYSGTDPLDCFGKAIEIAKNQPPILNRLAKIFYFLGKQDMATGTCNMALDVLRDPELNWQAYCTRAKIHIRAYLHDLERAKMGLGGMPDRNHLACAKADLEEVVRVCPGFKAYLDIGQVYYYMGVDAVQELLAVDEAALNQALVFLAKAGESEVGATLPELQLLRGKCLRIKGEDANAAACFKRAVELDDAGSSHTDGFGCLLEALLAQWSQAQLSDGELGREVDAWLRRAQDKYPAARLRQELQRVWRGHTDEVLGLARALVAQGRPALVRLLFETMEREGEGAAPRDRRAVSF